A region from the Bradyrhizobium erythrophlei genome encodes:
- a CDS encoding ferritin-like domain-containing protein → MGIFTQDIKTMDDLFLHGLQDIYYAEHQITKALPKMIDKATNRDLANGLKAHLEETNKQIERLDNVFQKLDKKPSSTQCPAIDGIIKEADEVVGEVADKAVLDAAIIAGAQAVEHYEICRYGTLIAWAQQLGHEEVVRFLTTNLNEEKAANTKLNTVALRKGVNSKASTAA, encoded by the coding sequence ATGGGAATCTTTACGCAAGACATCAAGACGATGGATGACCTTTTCCTGCACGGCTTGCAGGATATCTACTATGCCGAACATCAGATCACCAAGGCGCTGCCGAAGATGATCGACAAGGCCACCAATCGTGATCTCGCCAACGGCTTGAAAGCGCATCTTGAAGAAACAAACAAGCAGATCGAACGGCTGGACAACGTCTTTCAGAAACTCGACAAGAAGCCGAGCAGCACCCAATGCCCGGCGATCGATGGTATCATCAAGGAGGCAGATGAGGTGGTCGGCGAAGTAGCCGACAAGGCCGTGCTTGATGCGGCGATCATCGCCGGTGCACAAGCGGTCGAGCACTACGAGATTTGCCGCTACGGCACCCTGATCGCCTGGGCGCAACAGCTCGGACACGAAGAGGTGGTCCGCTTCCTGACCACCAATCTGAACGAAGAGAAGGCCGCCAATACCAAGCTCAACACCGTGGCGCTTCGCAAGGGCGTCAACAGCAAGGCATCGACCGCAGCTTGA
- a CDS encoding sensor histidine kinase translates to MTMPSGTETSRPPVSTTRDELLYRLRQQSLLGEFGRSALQTRDMRQILQRATELCAQGLEARFAKVLEYIPDEKRLLIRAGVGWPAGTIDHVSLGADVESPAGYAFHTGKIVISNHLQEETRFRTPQLLAQHGVRRAINVLIARGGEGHLPFGVLEVDSADPGQFDLADADFLAGFAGLLGIAIERQHADAELQSSLDHQAMLTREMSHRVKNSLASVVGLLRVQARSAQSEDVQNALKDAASRITTIAQVHDHLWCSKQIGFVDIADFAGELCHKLQETSPGHKLHCKFGNLMISADKAVPLGLLINELVTNAVKHAYPDGSGEIHVSGEQRGEDLHVEISDQGIGLPKDFDIDQPRASLGFKVIKSLLGQLDGRITVSSNEPKGAAIQLDVPLDLPS, encoded by the coding sequence ATGACAATGCCTTCCGGGACGGAGACATCAAGGCCGCCGGTCTCAACGACGCGGGACGAGCTTCTCTATCGCCTGCGACAACAATCCCTGCTGGGCGAATTCGGCCGATCCGCGCTACAGACCCGCGACATGAGGCAGATACTGCAGCGTGCCACCGAACTTTGCGCCCAGGGTTTGGAAGCTCGATTCGCCAAGGTGCTGGAATATATCCCGGACGAGAAAAGGCTTCTCATCCGTGCGGGCGTCGGATGGCCGGCTGGCACCATCGATCATGTCTCTCTCGGGGCTGATGTGGAATCGCCCGCTGGTTATGCCTTTCACACCGGGAAGATAGTGATTTCTAACCACCTTCAGGAGGAGACCCGCTTCCGGACGCCGCAGTTGCTGGCGCAGCACGGCGTCAGGCGCGCTATCAATGTGCTCATTGCGCGTGGCGGCGAAGGCCACCTGCCGTTCGGCGTGCTGGAAGTCGATAGTGCTGATCCCGGTCAATTCGATCTTGCGGACGCCGATTTCCTGGCGGGCTTCGCCGGACTACTCGGCATCGCCATAGAGCGGCAGCATGCCGATGCGGAACTTCAATCCTCCCTCGATCACCAGGCCATGCTGACGCGCGAGATGAGCCACCGCGTCAAGAACAGCCTCGCATCGGTGGTGGGGCTGCTTCGCGTCCAGGCCCGCAGCGCCCAATCGGAAGACGTCCAAAATGCCCTCAAGGACGCGGCTTCGCGCATCACCACGATCGCGCAAGTGCACGATCACCTTTGGTGCAGCAAGCAGATCGGATTCGTCGACATCGCCGACTTTGCCGGCGAGCTTTGCCACAAGCTGCAGGAAACCTCGCCCGGCCACAAACTCCACTGCAAATTCGGCAACCTGATGATTTCGGCGGACAAGGCGGTTCCCCTTGGTCTCCTCATCAATGAGCTTGTTACCAATGCCGTCAAACATGCTTACCCCGATGGATCGGGCGAAATCCATGTCTCGGGCGAACAGCGCGGTGAGGATCTGCACGTCGAAATCTCGGATCAAGGAATCGGCCTCCCGAAGGATTTCGATATTGACCAGCCGCGGGCAAGCCTCGGCTTCAAGGTCATCAAGAGTCTTCTCGGTCAACTCGACGGACGCATCACGGTGTCCTCAAACGAACCGAAGGGCGCAGCCATCCAACTGGACGTGCCGCTCGACCTTCCGTCATGA
- a CDS encoding response regulator: protein MTAVDMIEEAGFEVVEATNADEAILLLEARLDITVVFTDIEMPGSMNGLRLAEAVRGRWPPIKIIATSGHCVVRDGDLPSGGLFLAKPYSPTQISSALREVTAQA, encoded by the coding sequence ATGACCGCGGTCGACATGATCGAGGAAGCCGGGTTCGAAGTTGTGGAGGCCACGAATGCCGACGAGGCGATCCTCCTGCTTGAGGCCCGGCTCGACATCACCGTGGTTTTCACCGATATCGAAATGCCGGGTTCGATGAACGGCCTGAGGCTCGCTGAGGCCGTCAGGGGCCGATGGCCGCCTATCAAAATAATCGCGACATCGGGCCATTGCGTCGTACGTGACGGCGACCTGCCGTCTGGCGGGCTGTTCTTGGCAAAACCTTACAGCCCTACCCAGATTTCCAGCGCATTACGGGAGGTCACGGCCCAGGCCTAA
- a CDS encoding YihY/virulence factor BrkB family protein, translated as MNPLPFHRHRVLRIEDSSSVGNEGAAMLWTVVKEAAANWSSHKDSRQGAALAYYSVFSLGPIIVIAIAVAGFFFGQEAVSGRVASSIKDMLGDTGAKAVQAMLADAGRPREGFVATLLGLGAVIFAAIGVVVQLKDALNIVWEVGETSGDGIWHFIRNYIVSLAAVLALGFLLLVSLLVTAGLAAFGKYAAPHVQEWLLHLVTIMASIGVISLLFAMMFKWLPDAAVDWYDVWLGAVVTAVLFELGKSAIGFYIGKQGLESTYGASASIIVILIWVYYSSQIILLGAEITHAFAKHKAPLEILNKSGR; from the coding sequence ATGAACCCGTTGCCCTTCCACCGGCATCGGGTTCTTCGAATCGAGGACAGTTCTTCCGTCGGCAATGAAGGCGCGGCAATGTTATGGACAGTTGTAAAAGAGGCGGCTGCAAATTGGTCCAGCCATAAAGATTCTCGACAAGGCGCGGCTCTCGCCTATTACTCGGTGTTCTCGCTTGGACCAATCATTGTAATCGCCATCGCCGTTGCCGGATTCTTTTTCGGTCAAGAGGCCGTCAGCGGACGGGTGGCGTCCTCGATCAAAGACATGCTTGGGGACACCGGTGCGAAAGCGGTTCAGGCGATGTTGGCGGATGCAGGTCGGCCCCGAGAGGGCTTTGTCGCAACGCTGCTCGGCCTGGGAGCCGTGATCTTCGCAGCCATTGGGGTCGTGGTCCAGCTTAAGGACGCTCTGAATATCGTTTGGGAGGTGGGCGAAACGTCGGGCGACGGCATTTGGCACTTCATCCGTAATTATATCGTTTCACTCGCCGCGGTCCTCGCACTGGGCTTCCTCCTCTTGGTATCACTGCTCGTAACCGCCGGGCTTGCAGCTTTTGGGAAATATGCCGCTCCACATGTGCAGGAGTGGCTTTTGCACCTCGTTACCATTATGGCATCTATTGGCGTCATCTCGTTGCTTTTTGCGATGATGTTCAAGTGGCTCCCTGACGCGGCCGTTGATTGGTACGACGTTTGGCTCGGAGCGGTCGTTACTGCCGTCCTTTTTGAACTCGGGAAATCCGCCATAGGATTTTACATCGGCAAGCAAGGATTGGAGTCTACGTACGGGGCCTCAGCATCGATCATTGTCATCTTGATATGGGTCTATTATTCGTCGCAAATCATCCTGTTGGGTGCGGAAATTACTCATGCCTTTGCAAAGCACAAGGCTCCGTTAGAAATCTTGAACAAGTCTGGCCGATGA
- a CDS encoding YtxH domain-containing protein: protein MDQPGSGTAPHGFEKAATAAKTVTDQAVSAGRDLKDKAIDMAGSSSEAIKGHASDFVDAAKDVASHATDKLKQTVDGQKSAGAEYVGSLADTIRRAAREFDSDLPIAGTYIRQAASQVEGVAETIRTGNFNDLVKGAQSFARRQPTAFLGMAVLAGFGVVRFLKSSANDTEGSGSRQDRFAGSVPNQSHADNKGYRDEFTK, encoded by the coding sequence ATGGATCAACCGGGATCTGGCACCGCACCTCATGGCTTCGAAAAAGCCGCCACCGCGGCAAAGACCGTGACCGACCAGGCAGTTTCCGCCGGGCGCGACTTGAAGGACAAGGCGATCGATATGGCCGGGTCTTCCTCGGAAGCGATCAAGGGCCACGCATCGGACTTCGTAGATGCCGCAAAGGATGTCGCATCGCATGCAACGGACAAGCTCAAGCAGACCGTCGACGGTCAGAAGAGCGCCGGCGCGGAATACGTCGGCAGCCTGGCTGATACGATCCGTCGCGCCGCCCGGGAATTTGACAGTGACCTTCCGATTGCCGGAACCTACATCCGGCAGGCAGCCTCTCAGGTCGAAGGCGTCGCCGAGACGATCAGGACGGGAAACTTCAATGATCTGGTGAAGGGTGCACAATCGTTTGCGCGCCGGCAGCCAACCGCGTTCCTCGGAATGGCGGTGCTCGCCGGGTTTGGTGTCGTGCGATTTCTGAAGAGTTCCGCGAATGACACGGAAGGCTCGGGCTCCCGTCAGGACAGATTTGCGGGGAGCGTCCCGAACCAGTCACATGCAGATAACAAAGGTTATCGCGATGAATTCACCAAATAA
- a CDS encoding phage holin family protein: MNSPNNRSIPELFSDAVGQLAKLVGNEFELARAELSEKASQVGRAAAMIGAGAVVLMPALVLLLFAVSAGLIRGGFSEPVAYLVTGAGAALVSAALIAAGLSRLSGDALKPSVALDQVQRDKTAAKEMVR; encoded by the coding sequence ATGAATTCACCAAATAACCGATCGATACCGGAGCTTTTCAGCGATGCGGTCGGACAGCTTGCCAAGCTCGTCGGCAATGAGTTTGAACTGGCACGCGCCGAGCTCTCGGAAAAGGCAAGCCAGGTCGGCCGGGCCGCCGCCATGATCGGCGCGGGCGCAGTCGTCCTGATGCCGGCATTGGTGCTATTGTTATTCGCGGTTTCGGCGGGGTTGATACGGGGCGGGTTTTCTGAGCCCGTCGCCTACCTAGTGACAGGAGCGGGCGCGGCGCTGGTTTCGGCAGCGTTGATAGCAGCTGGATTGAGCCGCCTTTCCGGTGATGCCCTCAAACCCTCGGTGGCGCTCGATCAGGTG